The genomic DNA AGGGCCTATCCACGGGGGAGCGGAGGATGCTCGAGACGGCCAGGCAGATCCTCACGAGCGAACTGGCCATGGCAGAGTCGAGGCCAGAATCGGAGGTGGCAGCGGGGATAGACTCGATCCTGAAGGCGTGAGAACCGCCACATATCCACCGGGGTTTCCGCGGATACTAGGTCAGAAGGCAGTGAGGTTTCACTGGCCTCCGACAAAGGCGGAGGTGAATTGGCTGGTGCTTCAAAAGTTCATACGGGTGCTGATGCTCGGAGCGGGTGTTGCCGTTGGGTACGTGAGCTTCATTCTGATTCCCGACAGTCTCATGGCCCCAGCGGGGAGCAGCGCAGGCACTAAGACCCTCATCGGCATGATGGCGGGCGGCGGCCTTTTAGGATTCTTTATCGCCCCCGTGTTCACGCGCAAGGTGCTCCAGATCGCCCGGCAAGCAGACTCACATCTCAGGCGGGTTCCCATGAACGAGATCGTGGCGGGAGCCCTCGGTGTGATCGTTGGCCTCATCATCGCAAATCTTCTTGCGATCCCCGTCGCCTCGCTCCCCATAGTCGGCAGCTACCTTGGAATCGTCTTGAACCTGATGATGGGCTACTTGGGTCTTTTCATAGCGGTACGAAAGCGCGAAGACATAATGTCACTCGTCGGGGTGATTCCCCGGGCCGCGGAAGGGGCACGTGTCGCTGCACGAGAAAGAGGCGGCAGAGCTCTGCCGGCAAAACCTCAGTACAAGATACTGGACACAAGTGTGATAATCGACGGGCGCATCGCAGACATTGCGAAGAGCGGGTTCATTGAAGGCGTCCTCATAATTCCCGGATTCGTCCTTGAAGAGCTTCAGCACATTGCGGACTCATCCGATGTCCTGAAGAGGAACCGCGGCCGGCGGGGCCTGGACATCCTGAACAGGATCCAAAAAGACCAGAACGTCAGTGTACAGATTGTGGACAAGTATTTTGATGACCCTGAGGTCGACACGAAACTCATAAGGCTCGCCAGGGTCATGGACGCGAAGATTCTCACCAACGACTTCAACCTGAACAAAGTGGCCGAACTGCACGGAGTGCGGGTGCTCAATATCAACGAGCTCGCCAACGCGTTGAAGCCAGTGGTGCTTCCGGGCGAAGAGATGATGGTCCACGTGATCAAGGACGGCAAAGAGTCCGGGCAAGGCGTAGGCTACCTGGACGACGGGACCATGGTTGTCGTGGACGGCGGGCGAAGATACATAGGGGACTCCGTGGGTGTGCTGGTTACAAGTGTCCTGCAGACCTCGGCTGGGCGGATGATCTTCGCGAAACCGAAAAGCCTTGATCGTGCGGTATAAGGAGGATTCGCCCGTGGGATCTCCCCATGTCTCTGTGGTGGTGGCCGCGGCCGGGATTGGCCGCAGAATGGGCGCACTGATTCCCAAGCAGTACCTTTACCTGGAAGGCCAACCTGTGATCGCACACACTCTCAAAGCCTTATCAGCGTCCTGGCTCGTGAACGAAATCGTGGTCGCGGTCCCGCCCGCGGATGTGGAGATGTTCGAGAGGGATATCATCAGACGATACTCCCTCTCTTCGCTCTGCCATGTAGTGGCGGGAGGCACTGACAGGCAGAAGTCGGTGCGGAATGCGCTTGCGGCCCTCTCGGGCGTAAACGAGATAGTCTTGGTGCATGATGGAGTAAGGCCTTTCGTCACCGCTGAAGAGATACACTCGGTGGCGCGGGCAGCCATGGAGCACGGGGCAGCGACTCTCGGGGTATGTCCGAAGGAGACCGTCAAGCAGATAGATATCTCGGGATTCGTCACAGCCACCCCGGACCGGTCCTTCGTGTGCCTCATCCAAACCCCTCAGGCATTCAAACTGTCTGTATTGCGTGAAGCTCACGATGTTGCAGAAAAGGACGGGTTCATTGGAACCGACGACTGCACCCTCGTGGAGAGGTTGGGACTGCCGGTCAAAGTCGTGGAGGGGTCGTACGAGAACATCAAGATCACAACTGCGGACGACCTCGAGTTCGCGAGGTTGCTGCTGATGAGGAGAACCGGCTACCAGGAGAGAGAGCGAGTTTGATCATGAGGGTAGGGCACGGCTTCGATGTCCACGCCTTCGCGGAGGGACGGGACCTGATCCTGGGGGGAGTCCACATTCCCTACGACCGGGGCCTTCTCGGCCACTCTGATGCGGACGTACTCACCCATGCTGTGTGCGACGCCCTGCTCGGGGCGGCAGGCCTCGGGGACATCGGCAGGCATTTCCCTGACAGCGACCCTGCGTACTCCGGCATATCCAGCCTGGTGCTTCTGGAGCGGACCGCCCAGATGGTCCGCCTTCAGGGTTACGAGATCGATAACGTCGACGCCACCGTCGTGGCTGAGTCCCCCAGGATCTCCCCACATGCCCGCGAGATGGCCGAGAAGATCGCGCGGGCTCTGTCAATCTCTCCGTCTTATGTTAATATCAAAGGCAAGACCACCGAGGGCCTCGGGTTCACCGGCAGGGGCGAGGGAGTGGCAGCCCACGCGGTAGTGCTTGTACACCGGCGTTCGGAAGGCACCTGCGGATAAGGCCGCCGCAGCCCGAGCCGTGAGCCCGCGGGCAGATGAAGGGAGAGGCTGGCGATGGCCATCAGAATCTACAACACCCTCACCAGGCGCAAGGAGGAGTTCGTCCCGCTCGCGCCGGGGAAGGTCGGGATATATAGCTGTGGGCCGACGGTCTATGACTACTTCCATATAGGAAACGCCAGGGCGTTCGTGGTTCCCGACGTAATCAGGCGGTACCTGGAGTACCGGGGCTACGATGTGACCCTGGTGCAGAACATCACTGACATTGAGGATAAGATAATCCGGCGGGCCGCGGAGCGGGGCGTGTCCACCCAGGAGATCGTGGACGAGTACACGCAGGCATTCTATCTGGACCGGGATGCCCTGGGCATACGGCCGCCCAACATACAGCCCCGGGCGACAGAACACGTAAGGGACATAATCAAGATGATCGAGGTATTGATCGAACGGGGGCTCGCGTATGCTTCCGGAGGCGATGTCTACTACGACGTATCCGAGTTCCGAGAGTACGGCAAGCTCTCAAATCAGAACCTCGACGACCTCAAAGCCGGGGCCAGGGCCGAGGTCGGCGAGTCCAAGGACGCCCCGCTCGATTTCGCGCTGTGGAAGGCCGCCAAGCCGGGGGAGCCCGCGTGGGAGAGTCCCTGGGGTCCAGGGAGGCCCGGGTGGCACATCGAGTGCAGCGTGATGTCGTCAAAATACCTTGGTGAGACGTTCGACATCCACACCGGTGGGGTTGACTTGGTGTTTCCCCACCACGAGAACGAGATCGCCCAGAGCGAGGGGGCGTCCGGCAAGCCTTTCGTGAGGTACTGGGTGCACAACGGGTATGTGAACATTGACGGCCAGCGGATGGGGAAGTCTCTTGGGAATTTCAAGACTGTCCGTGACATCCTCAAGCAGTACCCCGGGCGAGTGGTCAGGTACTTCTTGATTGCGAACCACTACCGGAAGCCCATCAACTTCAGTGATGAGGAGCTTGGGATGTGCGCCAGGGCTTTGTCGAGGCTCGAGGACGCAGTGGCGAACGCCGCCCACGCAGCCGGGCTGAACCTGGGTAACCTGGATGCTGTCCGGGCCGCTGCCGGCGGCGCTGATGCCGGGGTGCTGGCGGGAGGCCCTGGGTCAGAACCGGCCGATAGCACCTCGGGCGCAAAGGGCCTGGAGCGGGCTGTGGAGGACGCGCGGAAGCTGTTCGAGGAGTCCATGGACGACGACTTCAACACCGCCGGAGCGATGGCTGCCCTCCACGACCTTGCTACCGGCATCAACACCTACGTGAATGAGAAGATGCCGGGCGACCCAGAGCACGTGGGTCGGGCTGCCGTGGCCCGCGCGGTGTTGGCCATGCTCCAACTCGGAAACGTAATCGGTGTCCTGGAGCCCGAGGCGTTCGCGCAGGCCATAGGCGGAAGCGGCGCCTCCGCCACCTGCGCAGACGAGCGGTCGGGGTTGGTCTCTTCCCTTATTGATCTGCTCATAGAGGTCCGGACAGAGGCGCGAGCATCGAAGCACTACTCGATGTCCGACAAGATACGGGACCGGCTGGGCGAGCTTGGGGTGATCATCGAGGACACACGTGACGGGGTGAGGTGGAAGTTTGCCGCTAAGTGAGGGTGCGATTGCGGAGCTATCCCCACTCGTCCTGGCCTACGTGGGGGACGCGGTCTGGGAGCTCTTCATCAGGTCCACTTTGGTGGAGGAAAAAGGCACGAACACGCACGTGTCCGCGCTCCACAGGTTCGCGGCTGCCCGGGTGAACGCGGACACTCAAGCGAAGCTCACAAACGCCCTGCTTGCGCGTCTCACTCCTGAGGAGCAGGATGTCGTGAGACGTGGCAGGAACACCCGGCCCGGCCACTCAGCGAGGAGCACGGGCCCGGGCGAGTACCGGCTGAGCACCGGATTCGAGGCCCTGCTTGGGCACATGTTTCTCTCAGGTAGGACCGAAAGGCTGGACGAGATTCTCAAAGCTGCCCTGGATCTCTGCGAGGGGGGCGCGGGCGCAGGCGGGACGGGGGAGACCACAAGCGGTGAATGACGGCAGGATCTATGGGCGCAGGCCTGTCCTGGAGGCGCTGGAGGCGGGGCGGGAGTTCAATCGAGTCCTGATTGCCCGGGGGAGCGCTGGATCTCTCGGGCGGGTGGTCGCGCTGGCCCGGGAGAGGGGCATTCCTGTTCAGGAAGTGACGAAAGATGCCCTCGACCGGGCCAGCGGGGGCGGCAACCACCAGGGCGTGGTGGGGTTCGTGTCGCCGCTCCAGTACGTCGATGTAGCGGATGTGGTGGCGAAGGCCCGCGGGGCGGGCGAGGACCCTTTCCTCGTCGTTCTGGACGGCATAACTGACCCTCAGAACCTCGGCTCCGTCATCCGAACGGCAAACGCCGCAGGGGCGCACGGGGTGATCGTGCCCGCTCGACGGGGCGCGCTGGTGAGTCCGGCTGTGGTGAGAGCGTCGGCAGGCGCCACCGAGTACACGCCGGTTGCGAGGGTGACCAATCTCGCGCGTGCCATAGACTTTCTTAAAGAGGAAGGCTTATGGGTTGTGGGAACCGACCCCGAAGCGGGGCACTTCTACCATGAACCCGATCTGACAGGCCCTCTCGCCGTCGTCATCGGAAGCGAGGGGGAAGGGATCTCGAGGTTGGTCCGGGAGAAGTGCGACCTCCTGGTGGCTATCCCAATGGTGGGCAAGGTTGGGTCCTTAAACGCCGGCGTGGCCTGGGGCGTACTGGCCTACGAGATCTTAAAGCAAAGGAGCAGGGCGCGGTTGTCTCAATAGGAATGGAGGGATTTGGGACACCCGGAAGTACTATTTGTACAAGACATACCGAGGTGTGCCGGCACACAGGACATCAAAAGGGGACGTGCGGTGAAGAGTCCCAGGTGATATGGGCGAGCATGGAATCGGCGCGCCCGGGTCGCTTGACGGGATTCGACACGCTGATGTATAATGGCCTTGGTTTTCAGGGACAACCTGACATTACAATCCTTCCTGGACCAGGCTCCTCTGCTCTCTTCCATGAATCCCGCCGGGGGTGATCATTTCAGCGGACTTCCGAACGGACTCTTCCTCTTTTGAAAAGCTTCTGGTGTCGGGAGGGGACGCAGTTGAGCGTTAACCTGCATATGGAAGTCGTCGTAGCAGGCCAGGTAGAGCTGGCTGACGAGCAGATCGTGGAGCATGCGAGGTGCGGTGACCGGGCGGCCGAGGAGTTCCTGATCAACAAGTACAAGAACTTCGTGAGGGCAAAGGCTCGTTCGTATTTTCTGATCGGAGCGGACCGTGAGGACATCATCCAGGAAGGCATGATAGGTCTGTACAAGGCGATCAGGGATTTCAAGTCCGACAAGCTTGCTTCCTTTCGCGCGTTTGCTGAACTTTGCATAACCAGGCAGATCATCACTGCCATCAAGACTGCCACCAGGCAAAAGCACATCCCGCTCAACTCCTATGTGTCTCTGAACAA from Bacillota bacterium includes the following:
- a CDS encoding PIN/TRAM domain-containing protein produces the protein MLQKFIRVLMLGAGVAVGYVSFILIPDSLMAPAGSSAGTKTLIGMMAGGGLLGFFIAPVFTRKVLQIARQADSHLRRVPMNEIVAGALGVIVGLIIANLLAIPVASLPIVGSYLGIVLNLMMGYLGLFIAVRKREDIMSLVGVIPRAAEGARVAARERGGRALPAKPQYKILDTSVIIDGRIADIAKSGFIEGVLIIPGFVLEELQHIADSSDVLKRNRGRRGLDILNRIQKDQNVSVQIVDKYFDDPEVDTKLIRLARVMDAKILTNDFNLNKVAELHGVRVLNINELANALKPVVLPGEEMMVHVIKDGKESGQGVGYLDDGTMVVVDGGRRYIGDSVGVLVTSVLQTSAGRMIFAKPKSLDRAV
- the ispD gene encoding 2-C-methyl-D-erythritol 4-phosphate cytidylyltransferase, coding for MGSPHVSVVVAAAGIGRRMGALIPKQYLYLEGQPVIAHTLKALSASWLVNEIVVAVPPADVEMFERDIIRRYSLSSLCHVVAGGTDRQKSVRNALAALSGVNEIVLVHDGVRPFVTAEEIHSVARAAMEHGAATLGVCPKETVKQIDISGFVTATPDRSFVCLIQTPQAFKLSVLREAHDVAEKDGFIGTDDCTLVERLGLPVKVVEGSYENIKITTADDLEFARLLLMRRTGYQERERV
- the ispF gene encoding 2-C-methyl-D-erythritol 2,4-cyclodiphosphate synthase; this encodes MMRVGHGFDVHAFAEGRDLILGGVHIPYDRGLLGHSDADVLTHAVCDALLGAAGLGDIGRHFPDSDPAYSGISSLVLLERTAQMVRLQGYEIDNVDATVVAESPRISPHAREMAEKIARALSISPSYVNIKGKTTEGLGFTGRGEGVAAHAVVLVHRRSEGTCG
- the cysS gene encoding cysteine--tRNA ligase, whose amino-acid sequence is MAIRIYNTLTRRKEEFVPLAPGKVGIYSCGPTVYDYFHIGNARAFVVPDVIRRYLEYRGYDVTLVQNITDIEDKIIRRAAERGVSTQEIVDEYTQAFYLDRDALGIRPPNIQPRATEHVRDIIKMIEVLIERGLAYASGGDVYYDVSEFREYGKLSNQNLDDLKAGARAEVGESKDAPLDFALWKAAKPGEPAWESPWGPGRPGWHIECSVMSSKYLGETFDIHTGGVDLVFPHHENEIAQSEGASGKPFVRYWVHNGYVNIDGQRMGKSLGNFKTVRDILKQYPGRVVRYFLIANHYRKPINFSDEELGMCARALSRLEDAVANAAHAAGLNLGNLDAVRAAAGGADAGVLAGGPGSEPADSTSGAKGLERAVEDARKLFEESMDDDFNTAGAMAALHDLATGINTYVNEKMPGDPEHVGRAAVARAVLAMLQLGNVIGVLEPEAFAQAIGGSGASATCADERSGLVSSLIDLLIEVRTEARASKHYSMSDKIRDRLGELGVIIEDTRDGVRWKFAAK
- a CDS encoding ribonuclease III gives rise to the protein MPLSEGAIAELSPLVLAYVGDAVWELFIRSTLVEEKGTNTHVSALHRFAAARVNADTQAKLTNALLARLTPEEQDVVRRGRNTRPGHSARSTGPGEYRLSTGFEALLGHMFLSGRTERLDEILKAALDLCEGGAGAGGTGETTSGE
- the rlmB gene encoding 23S rRNA (guanosine(2251)-2'-O)-methyltransferase RlmB; amino-acid sequence: MNDGRIYGRRPVLEALEAGREFNRVLIARGSAGSLGRVVALARERGIPVQEVTKDALDRASGGGNHQGVVGFVSPLQYVDVADVVAKARGAGEDPFLVVLDGITDPQNLGSVIRTANAAGAHGVIVPARRGALVSPAVVRASAGATEYTPVARVTNLARAIDFLKEEGLWVVGTDPEAGHFYHEPDLTGPLAVVIGSEGEGISRLVREKCDLLVAIPMVGKVGSLNAGVAWGVLAYEILKQRSRARLSQ
- the sigH gene encoding RNA polymerase sporulation sigma factor SigH, producing MEVVVAGQVELADEQIVEHARCGDRAAEEFLINKYKNFVRAKARSYFLIGADREDIIQEGMIGLYKAIRDFKSDKLASFRAFAELCITRQIITAIKTATRQKHIPLNSYVSLNKPIYDEESDRTLLDVLSGNKITDPEELVISREEFVDIESKMGEFLSDLEWKVLNAYLDGKSYQEIAVDLKRHVKSIDNALQRVKRKLERYIEKRNE